From Companilactobacillus heilongjiangensis, one genomic window encodes:
- a CDS encoding L-fuculose-phosphate aldolase — protein MLMEKEREQLIEYGKKLVETELTKGTGGNLSIYDRKNGQIAITPSGIDFNKIKKSDIVILDIDGNVIDGDTVPSSEWQMHLKEYQERTDMDAIIHAHTTYATVLSVLHSPLPASHYMIAVAGKDVRVAEYATYGSKELADNSFEAMKDRKAVILANHGLLAGSYNIANAFNVIEEIEYCAKIYCIARSIGTPVVLPDEEMELMAKKFEDYGQVK, from the coding sequence ATGTTAATGGAAAAGGAACGCGAGCAATTAATTGAGTACGGCAAAAAATTAGTTGAAACTGAGTTAACTAAAGGTACTGGTGGAAACCTAAGTATCTACGATCGTAAAAATGGTCAAATTGCGATTACACCTTCAGGAATAGATTTCAATAAGATAAAAAAATCGGACATTGTGATTTTAGATATTGATGGAAATGTTATCGATGGTGACACAGTTCCTTCCAGTGAATGGCAGATGCATTTGAAAGAATATCAAGAACGAACCGATATGGATGCAATTATTCATGCTCATACAACATATGCCACAGTTCTATCAGTTTTACATTCACCATTGCCTGCATCGCACTATATGATTGCCGTTGCTGGTAAAGATGTGCGAGTTGCAGAATACGCAACATATGGCAGTAAAGAGTTAGCGGATAATTCATTTGAAGCAATGAAAGATCGTAAAGCTGTGATCCTAGCTAATCATGGATTGTTAGCAGGTTCTTATAATATTGCCAATGCTTTTAACGTTATTGAGGAAATTGAATATTGTGCAAAGATTTATTGCATTGCCAGAAGTATTGGTACACCAGTTGTTCTTCCTGATGAAGAAATGGAATTAATGGCTAAGAAGTTTGAGGATTACGGCCAAGTTAAATAG
- a CDS encoding IS110 family transposase: MSDIIALDVSKGHSYCVHYSDGNCVKEFDFEHNKLGFAKLSETVKRANNPTFYFEATGIYSRPIERFCRDNKIPYALLNPLELHLKTENLRRVKTDNKDAHKIALSAYDNSYRLMAFQNPKYLDLREWCRFYERVEDSRKFNKVELHNELQQTFPEMEQLFTNKTSILSLNLVSLFPHPDLVSGISRTKLKNILMSKTDKKISSDKALEYAEKLIVFAKNSSPAVRVDNVQVQEVKYYARKLKDLTIEKRKLRKQMIQLGKTLPEFEIIASMPGIGELTAAMLLGEIGDFARFDTSNQLNAYVGIDLIRYQSGQYLRKDHINKRGNPKAREILFLTVRNMIKQQAAAPNHIVDYYYKLKRQPVPKRDKVATVACMNKTLKCLFSMIRNKTKYAYAYTDSRSIETL, translated from the coding sequence ATGTCAGATATAATTGCTTTAGATGTGTCCAAAGGACACAGTTATTGTGTGCATTACAGCGATGGTAACTGCGTGAAAGAATTTGATTTTGAACATAATAAACTAGGTTTCGCCAAACTAAGCGAAACCGTTAAACGTGCTAATAATCCAACTTTTTATTTTGAGGCTACGGGTATATACTCTCGCCCCATAGAAAGATTTTGCAGGGATAATAAGATACCCTATGCTTTGTTAAATCCTCTTGAATTACACCTCAAGACAGAGAATTTGCGTCGTGTTAAAACCGATAATAAAGATGCGCATAAGATAGCTCTTAGCGCCTATGATAATAGTTATCGGTTGATGGCATTTCAAAATCCTAAATATCTAGATCTTAGAGAATGGTGTAGATTTTACGAGAGAGTCGAAGACTCTCGTAAATTCAATAAAGTTGAATTACATAACGAGTTACAACAGACGTTTCCAGAAATGGAACAACTGTTTACTAATAAGACATCTATTCTATCTTTAAATTTGGTTAGTCTTTTTCCGCATCCTGATTTAGTGTCTGGTATTTCTAGGACAAAATTAAAGAATATTTTGATGAGTAAGACCGATAAAAAAATCTCCAGTGATAAAGCACTGGAGTATGCTGAAAAGTTAATAGTCTTTGCTAAGAATAGCTCTCCAGCAGTACGTGTAGATAATGTTCAAGTGCAAGAAGTTAAATATTATGCACGTAAATTAAAAGACCTCACTATTGAAAAAAGAAAACTTAGAAAACAAATGATTCAACTCGGAAAAACATTACCCGAATTTGAAATTATTGCTTCAATGCCAGGCATTGGTGAATTAACAGCTGCCATGTTACTGGGTGAAATCGGAGATTTCGCCAGATTTGATACTTCTAATCAATTGAATGCTTACGTTGGGATTGACCTTATTAGGTACCAATCTGGTCAGTATCTCAGAAAAGATCACATAAATAAACGTGGAAATCCCAAAGCAAGAGAGATTCTATTCCTCACTGTCAGAAATATGATAAAGCAACAAGCAGCTGCACCTAATCACATCGTGGACTATTACTACAAACTAAAAAGGCAACCCGTCCCTAAAAGGGACAAGGTTGCCACAGTGGCTTGCATGAACAAGACACTGAAATGTCTGTTCTCCATGATTAGAAACAAGACTAAATATGCTTATGCATATACGGACTCAAGGTCCATAGAGACACTCTAG
- a CDS encoding MFS transporter translates to MQSSLDRKNVETSKKITLGILSISFLMSVSNAISGTIPLMQKYFSNVSSSNIELLVVIPTGGVLLGTVISGAIGNVIGKKYTVLLGLTIALITGVIPAFWANYFTILLSRAMFGVGCGIFTPLSVSYITDTFSKEKCHKLLGYRNAIGAIGDSIMLFIAGFLIKISWNTTYLVFFFLLIPIILIMFFVPKELDNFEAITDENGETEVVEKTSNVKPSTNLKVIKLAAIFLFMCMFYSAISLKFANYVVDNKIGTAATATYIFGFLTLCSIFSGLLFDKISKIFGKWTVVLFEAITAVAMVALTLSTSIPVLLVLILICGFSNGIINPALTARMVDYSPENSMNLTTSIIIIGINIGFLTAPYAFQLISSVFGNATPQFIILVSGLFYIALALYDVYTVKRDRLTL, encoded by the coding sequence ATGCAAAGTAGTTTGGATAGAAAAAATGTAGAAACATCTAAGAAAATAACCCTAGGTATTTTATCTATTTCGTTTTTAATGTCAGTTAGTAACGCTATATCAGGTACCATTCCATTAATGCAGAAGTATTTTTCAAATGTTTCAAGTTCTAATATTGAGTTATTGGTTGTTATCCCCACCGGTGGTGTACTGCTAGGTACAGTAATTAGTGGTGCTATCGGTAATGTTATTGGTAAAAAGTATACAGTTCTATTAGGTTTGACCATTGCTCTGATAACCGGGGTAATACCGGCATTTTGGGCCAATTATTTCACAATTTTATTATCTCGAGCAATGTTCGGGGTAGGTTGTGGTATCTTCACTCCATTGAGTGTTTCATATATCACCGATACTTTTTCTAAAGAGAAGTGTCACAAGCTGTTAGGCTATCGTAATGCTATTGGTGCCATCGGTGACTCGATAATGTTATTCATTGCGGGTTTCTTGATCAAGATTAGTTGGAATACAACATATTTAGTATTTTTCTTCCTATTGATTCCTATTATTTTAATCATGTTTTTTGTTCCCAAGGAATTGGATAACTTTGAGGCCATCACTGATGAAAATGGTGAGACAGAAGTTGTTGAAAAGACATCAAATGTAAAGCCATCGACAAACCTAAAAGTTATTAAATTAGCTGCAATATTCTTATTCATGTGCATGTTCTATAGTGCTATTTCATTGAAGTTTGCGAACTACGTGGTAGATAACAAAATTGGTACAGCTGCAACAGCAACTTATATCTTTGGTTTCTTAACACTATGCTCAATTTTCTCAGGATTACTTTTTGACAAGATTTCTAAGATCTTTGGTAAGTGGACAGTTGTTTTATTTGAAGCAATTACAGCCGTAGCTATGGTTGCCTTAACACTTTCAACTTCAATCCCAGTATTGCTTGTTTTAATTCTTATCTGTGGATTCAGTAATGGTATTATCAACCCAGCTTTAACAGCTAGAATGGTTGATTATTCTCCAGAAAATTCAATGAATTTAACAACATCAATTATTATTATCGGAATCAACATTGGTTTCTTAACTGCACCATATGCGTTCCAATTGATTTCATCAGTCTTTGGAAATGCAACTCCACAGTTTATTATTCTAGTTTCAGGTTTGTTCTATATCGCCCTAGCTCTTTACGATGTATACACAGTTAAAAGAGATCGTCTTACATTATAA
- a CDS encoding alpha-L-fucosidase, protein MNENMKWFKEAKYGMMIHWGLYSLLAGEYDGKSSSNYAEWIQSKLQIPNAEYEKLTDAFNPIYFDADKIVNLAKDVGMKYLVVTTKHHDGFAMYKSEVDKYNIFDSTPFHRDIIKELSDACKKAGLKFGIYYSQDLDWHDFNGGGYLSNDIETAGTTWDNSWDFTGEKDYNICFENKIMPQIEELMTNYGDIATAWFDVPMTLTEEQSKKIYDTVKKLQPDCLINSRLGNGEYDYVSLGDNEIPDTTEVETSDEKVDYNAVDGLKPSPNGLYETAGTMNDSWGFSYHDQNWKKPEDIYKYKKHLNDLGINYLLNVGLDGLGRIPMDSIDNLKAVKDMES, encoded by the coding sequence ATGAATGAAAATATGAAATGGTTTAAAGAAGCAAAATACGGCATGATGATTCATTGGGGATTATATTCATTACTAGCAGGTGAGTATGATGGCAAGTCATCAAGTAATTATGCTGAATGGATTCAATCAAAACTACAGATTCCAAATGCTGAATATGAGAAATTGACCGATGCTTTTAATCCCATTTATTTCGACGCTGATAAGATTGTTAATTTGGCTAAAGATGTTGGTATGAAATATTTAGTTGTTACAACAAAGCATCATGATGGTTTTGCAATGTATAAATCAGAAGTTGATAAATATAATATTTTTGATTCAACACCATTCCATCGTGACATTATTAAGGAATTATCCGACGCTTGTAAAAAAGCTGGATTGAAGTTTGGCATTTATTATTCGCAAGATCTTGATTGGCACGACTTTAACGGTGGTGGGTATTTATCAAATGATATTGAAACTGCCGGTACAACTTGGGATAACAGTTGGGACTTTACTGGTGAAAAAGACTATAACATCTGCTTTGAAAATAAAATCATGCCTCAAATCGAAGAGTTGATGACTAACTACGGTGACATTGCAACCGCTTGGTTTGATGTTCCTATGACTTTAACTGAAGAACAAAGTAAGAAAATTTACGACACAGTTAAAAAACTTCAACCAGATTGTTTAATTAATTCGCGTTTAGGTAATGGAGAATATGATTACGTTTCATTAGGTGATAATGAAATTCCAGATACAACTGAAGTGGAAACAAGCGATGAAAAAGTTGATTACAATGCGGTTGACGGACTAAAGCCTTCGCCAAATGGACTATACGAAACTGCCGGTACAATGAACGATTCATGGGGCTTTTCATATCATGATCAAAATTGGAAGAAACCGGAAGATATTTACAAGTACAAGAAGCATTTGAATGATCTAGGTATCAATTACTTACTAAATGTCGGTTTGGATGGATTGGGAAGAATTCCAATGGATTCAATCGATAATTTAAAAGCCGTAAAGGATATGGAATCATAA
- a CDS encoding N(4)-(beta-N-acetylglucosaminyl)-L-asparaginase: protein MTYAMIGTWRMAYEGLCKGMDLLSQNGKSADAVETAIKEVEDYPFFKSVGYGGLPNANGLVEMDAGFMNGDTFEVGAVMGISDVKNPISVARSLSHEHYNSVLVGAGASQYATLNNFERKNMLTERAHKIWEKRRKEIVEKNLSPYDGHDTVGMVSLDASGSLSVGTSTSGLFMKKPGRTGDTALVGDGFYVDSEIGGAAATGLGEDIMKGCLCYEIVRLMGTGMTPQAACDKAVYSFTKKLKERYGKIGEFSLVALDKNGNWGVATNVEFTFAVGTEAGEPAIFIAHPAANDQTKIEPITQEWLDAYSKRIKAPID, encoded by the coding sequence ATGACGTATGCAATGATTGGAACTTGGAGAATGGCCTATGAAGGATTATGTAAAGGTATGGATCTGTTAAGTCAAAATGGTAAGAGCGCTGATGCAGTGGAGACAGCTATTAAGGAAGTAGAAGACTATCCTTTCTTTAAGTCAGTTGGATATGGTGGCTTGCCAAATGCTAATGGTCTAGTTGAAATGGATGCTGGATTTATGAACGGAGATACTTTTGAAGTTGGCGCTGTTATGGGAATCAGTGACGTAAAGAATCCTATTTCGGTAGCTAGAAGTTTGAGCCATGAGCATTACAATAGTGTTCTAGTTGGTGCGGGTGCCTCTCAATATGCCACGCTCAATAATTTTGAACGGAAGAATATGCTGACAGAACGAGCACATAAGATTTGGGAAAAGCGTCGTAAAGAAATAGTTGAGAAGAATCTTTCTCCATATGACGGTCATGATACTGTAGGAATGGTTAGTTTGGATGCTTCCGGTTCACTTTCTGTCGGGACTTCTACATCGGGATTATTTATGAAAAAGCCCGGAAGAACTGGGGATACCGCACTTGTTGGTGATGGCTTTTATGTAGACAGTGAAATAGGTGGAGCTGCCGCAACTGGATTAGGTGAAGATATCATGAAGGGATGTCTTTGTTACGAAATCGTACGTTTGATGGGTACTGGAATGACCCCACAGGCTGCATGTGATAAGGCAGTTTATTCATTCACTAAAAAACTAAAAGAACGCTATGGCAAAATTGGTGAATTTTCACTAGTGGCTTTAGATAAGAATGGAAACTGGGGTGTTGCGACCAACGTTGAATTTACATTTGCAGTCGGAACTGAAGCGGGGGAACCTGCTATCTTTATCGCACATCCAGCTGCTAATGATCAGACAAAGATTGAACCTATTACTCAAGAGTGGTTAGATGCTTATTCTAAAAGAATAAAGGCTCCAATAGATTAG
- a CDS encoding PTS sugar transporter subunit IIC, translating into MQEQAEKNLIPISTKITNNVVLKSMREALSALTPLIMIISLFILIGNFPIPGWVSFWQSILGNNLIETLSSSFVGVFNFVGLLVCAVMANTYGNNRGLKGITPCMVGLISFLILIPMSNQIGADVSTAYFGPNGIFIGVLVGIISVELYRFSINKKWSVKLPDSIPPAVANSLTELLPVGFVILIFVIVKTVLGLTGIESVHNLIFIFIQMPLKSLGNSLISVVLYNFIASFLWVFGINGPTITNSFWSPIMFSLTQDNLSAFQAGDKIPHIYTQQFIDIFTTYGGGGSTLSLLIVVVFISKSKRLKDLGKIALVPGIFGINEPVVFGIPVIFNLRIAIPFVIVPVVNTIISGLVFSLNWVPYTTGVMLPWTTPPIISGWLSTGSWLGSVLQLVEIILGMLIYYPFVKSLDKQYISEES; encoded by the coding sequence ATGCAAGAACAAGCTGAGAAAAACTTAATCCCTATTTCCACTAAAATTACAAATAACGTAGTTTTAAAATCTATGCGTGAAGCGTTATCGGCCTTAACACCTTTGATAATGATTATTTCCTTATTTATATTGATTGGAAATTTTCCAATACCTGGTTGGGTAAGTTTCTGGCAAAGTATTTTGGGAAACAACTTGATTGAAACACTTTCTTCATCATTTGTAGGAGTATTCAATTTTGTTGGATTATTGGTTTGCGCTGTGATGGCAAATACCTATGGAAATAATCGAGGATTGAAAGGCATTACACCGTGCATGGTCGGATTAATATCTTTTCTAATCCTGATTCCAATGTCAAATCAGATAGGTGCCGATGTATCAACGGCTTATTTTGGACCAAATGGAATATTCATTGGCGTTTTAGTTGGAATAATCAGTGTTGAATTGTATAGATTTAGCATTAATAAGAAATGGTCTGTTAAATTGCCAGATTCAATTCCTCCGGCTGTAGCAAATTCATTGACAGAACTGTTACCAGTTGGTTTTGTAATTTTAATTTTTGTGATTGTTAAGACTGTTTTGGGACTAACAGGAATTGAGTCAGTCCATAATTTGATATTTATATTTATCCAAATGCCGCTGAAAAGTCTAGGAAATTCTTTGATTTCGGTAGTACTTTATAATTTCATAGCTTCATTTTTGTGGGTATTTGGAATAAATGGACCGACTATCACCAATAGTTTTTGGTCCCCAATCATGTTTTCTTTGACGCAAGATAATTTGAGCGCTTTTCAAGCTGGGGATAAGATTCCACATATTTATACCCAACAATTTATTGATATTTTTACGACTTATGGTGGTGGGGGCAGTACGCTTTCACTTTTGATAGTCGTAGTTTTCATCAGTAAATCTAAAAGACTAAAAGATCTGGGAAAAATTGCTTTGGTACCAGGTATTTTCGGAATAAATGAACCAGTTGTTTTTGGTATTCCGGTGATATTTAATCTAAGAATCGCAATTCCATTTGTGATTGTTCCAGTGGTGAACACAATAATCTCTGGTTTAGTATTCAGTCTCAATTGGGTTCCTTATACAACAGGTGTCATGTTGCCATGGACAACGCCACCAATAATTTCAGGGTGGTTATCTACAGGTAGTTGGTTGGGATCAGTGCTACAACTGGTTGAAATAATATTGGGAATGTTAATCTATTATCCTTTTGTAAAATCATTGGATAAGCAATATATTTCAGAGGAAAGTTGA
- a CDS encoding Sapep family Mn(2+)-dependent dipeptidase, translating into MKTVRKDFDTLFSASKNEFLDYLQQLVSIPSVCGNETYGAPFGIGPKRALEFMLKLSKRLGFRTGQVDNCVGWAEYGPTDKECSECFGVLGHLDVVDVVNDWRYDPFDVTFEEGYMYGRGVLDNKGPIMSTLFALYLIKKQNIVLKKRIRIMFGTDEESGSRDIPKYLKVEKPPYAGITPDCKFPIVYGERGLVDLTINKMITDDSLKQIDELDGEFNHSFLPDQASITVDGIKTSFKGSKSPSNAPDLADNVLPKLVEHCESLNGQTGNFFRWVSQKIGNQTNGKNLGLNYQDTESGELQLSFYSINLTEEEIQLGISMRYPITVSEHVLLAQLESQLTDSMALTINRRFPSIVRDKESDFIKHFSKIYEEDTGLDGTPVTTTGVTYARAMPNIVAFGPSFPGQKGIAHKGNEWMKLNDWQLMTEIYYDCFVSELC; encoded by the coding sequence TTGAAGACCGTTAGAAAGGATTTTGATACATTATTTTCAGCGTCTAAAAATGAATTTTTAGATTATCTCCAACAACTTGTCTCGATACCAAGTGTTTGTGGAAATGAAACATATGGGGCTCCTTTTGGAATTGGTCCGAAAAGAGCATTGGAATTTATGTTGAAATTGTCCAAGCGACTTGGCTTTAGAACAGGTCAGGTTGATAACTGTGTTGGTTGGGCGGAATATGGTCCAACTGATAAAGAATGTAGTGAGTGTTTTGGAGTTTTGGGACATTTGGATGTTGTAGATGTGGTCAACGATTGGCGATATGATCCATTCGATGTGACTTTTGAAGAAGGATACATGTATGGACGAGGAGTTTTAGATAATAAAGGGCCAATAATGTCGACACTTTTTGCCCTTTATTTAATTAAGAAACAAAATATTGTTCTTAAAAAAAGAATCAGAATAATGTTTGGGACTGATGAAGAGAGCGGTAGTAGAGATATTCCCAAGTATTTGAAAGTTGAAAAGCCTCCGTACGCCGGAATTACTCCCGACTGTAAATTTCCGATTGTGTATGGTGAACGTGGTCTAGTTGATTTAACGATTAATAAAATGATTACTGATGATTCATTAAAGCAAATTGATGAACTGGATGGAGAATTCAACCACAGCTTTTTGCCAGATCAAGCGTCGATTACAGTGGATGGTATTAAAACAAGCTTTAAAGGTAGTAAGTCGCCAAGCAATGCACCGGATTTGGCAGATAATGTATTACCAAAATTAGTCGAGCATTGTGAGTCACTCAACGGACAGACTGGAAATTTCTTCAGATGGGTAAGTCAGAAAATAGGTAATCAAACTAATGGTAAGAATTTAGGGTTAAATTATCAGGATACTGAATCAGGAGAACTGCAACTTTCGTTTTATTCAATTAATCTAACTGAAGAAGAAATTCAATTAGGAATTTCAATGCGCTATCCAATCACAGTATCAGAACATGTTTTATTGGCGCAGTTAGAGTCGCAGTTAACCGATTCAATGGCGTTAACAATAAATCGTAGATTTCCATCAATAGTAAGAGATAAAGAATCGGATTTTATTAAACATTTCTCTAAAATTTATGAGGAAGATACAGGATTAGATGGAACGCCAGTGACAACAACTGGAGTAACGTATGCCAGAGCAATGCCGAATATAGTTGCCTTTGGGCCTTCTTTTCCAGGTCAAAAAGGAATTGCACACAAGGGCAATGAATGGATGAAGCTCAATGATTGGCAATTAATGACAGAGATTTATTATGATTGTTTTGTTTCTGAACTTTGTTGA
- a CDS encoding Cof-type HAD-IIB family hydrolase: MIKLIASDMDGTLLNEKMEVSSRNIQAIKDAEKNGIEFLIATGRGLSEAKPFLKNHVHPGFITLNGAEVFDPKEKLISSNPLSREAQKKVVALFNKYNVYFEVITDKGIFSNDREARVTNLANLLMKLNPGTSFKQALKDTQERVKMMPMNFVDNYDDVLNNDSYQIMKLIGFNEHEHRILAPLKKEITKTIKDAVPTSSSPNNVEVNSIDAQKGIALLQYADNKNILPEEIMAIGDNLNDYSMIKSAGVGVAMANAIPAIKEIAQIQTDSNINDGVAQIIEQTIADNQTQG, from the coding sequence ATGATTAAATTAATCGCATCCGATATGGATGGTACATTACTAAATGAGAAGATGGAGGTGTCCAGCCGTAATATCCAAGCAATCAAAGACGCTGAAAAGAATGGCATCGAATTTCTAATTGCGACTGGACGTGGATTGAGTGAAGCCAAACCATTTTTGAAAAATCATGTTCATCCTGGTTTCATCACTTTAAACGGGGCTGAAGTCTTTGACCCCAAGGAAAAACTAATTTCAAGTAATCCTCTTTCTCGAGAGGCACAAAAGAAAGTCGTCGCATTATTCAACAAATATAACGTCTACTTTGAAGTCATTACTGACAAAGGTATCTTTTCAAACGACCGTGAAGCCAGAGTTACCAACCTAGCTAACTTGTTGATGAAGTTGAACCCCGGTACTTCCTTCAAACAGGCCCTCAAGGATACGCAAGAACGTGTCAAAATGATGCCAATGAATTTTGTCGACAATTACGATGATGTTCTTAACAACGATTCATATCAAATCATGAAGTTAATTGGTTTCAATGAGCACGAACATCGTATTTTAGCACCACTAAAGAAAGAAATTACGAAAACAATCAAGGATGCTGTTCCAACATCTTCTTCACCTAACAACGTAGAAGTTAATAGTATCGACGCTCAAAAAGGAATTGCCCTTTTACAATACGCCGATAACAAGAATATTTTACCAGAAGAAATCATGGCTATTGGAGACAATTTAAACGACTACTCAATGATCAAGAGTGCTGGAGTCGGTGTCGCTATGGCCAATGCCATCCCTGCAATCAAAGAAATTGCTCAAATACAAACTGATAGCAATATCAACGATGGCGTTGCCCAAATAATTGAGCAGACCATCGCGGATAATCAGACCCAAGGTTAA
- a CDS encoding uracil-DNA glycosylase, with protein sequence MKNLIKNDWQEVLNSEFDKPYYEKLREFLVNEYNTQTIYPEMHKIYQAFDWTPFSETKVVILGQDPYHEPNQAIGCSFAVAPGITIPPSLRNIYKELQDDLGCTPVNHGYLKSWAKQGVLLLNSVLTVRRGQANSHKGQGWEELTDYAIHALSERGGVVFLLWGNAAKSKIPLIDETKNTVISSTHPSPFAARYGFFGSKPFSKANQALLNYNEEEINWQLPESADETEEK encoded by the coding sequence TTGAAAAACTTAATAAAAAATGATTGGCAAGAAGTTTTAAATAGTGAATTTGACAAACCGTATTATGAGAAATTGCGCGAATTTCTTGTAAACGAGTACAATACACAGACTATTTATCCGGAAATGCATAAAATTTATCAAGCCTTTGACTGGACACCTTTTTCAGAAACTAAGGTTGTTATTTTAGGACAAGATCCATATCATGAACCAAATCAAGCTATCGGTTGCAGTTTTGCGGTCGCACCGGGAATAACGATTCCACCATCATTGCGCAATATTTACAAAGAGTTGCAAGATGACCTTGGTTGTACTCCAGTTAATCACGGTTATTTGAAGTCTTGGGCTAAACAAGGTGTTCTATTGTTGAACTCGGTTTTAACGGTTAGACGTGGACAGGCTAACTCTCACAAGGGTCAAGGCTGGGAAGAACTAACTGACTATGCGATTCATGCTTTATCAGAGCGTGGTGGAGTTGTCTTCCTATTATGGGGCAATGCGGCTAAGAGCAAAATTCCTTTGATTGATGAAACTAAGAACACTGTTATCTCATCAACACACCCCAGTCCATTTGCTGCTCGCTATGGCTTCTTTGGTTCCAAGCCATTTTCTAAAGCAAATCAAGCTCTTTTAAACTATAATGAAGAAGAAATTAATTGGCAATTACCTGAAAGTGCCGATGAAACGGAGGAAAAGTAA
- the pta gene encoding phosphate acetyltransferase, producing the protein MDLFDSLKSKIDGKNLTIVFPEGEEPRILGAATRLVKENILKPILIGNQAEIEKIAAEKSFDITGVEIIDPKKYADFETMVEKFVERRKGKNTKEQAETMLLDNNYFGTMLVYMDKADGMVSGAIHSTGDTVRPALQIVKTAPGNSRISGSFIMQKGDERYMFADCAININPNAQELAEIAVQTAHDAKLFDIDPKVAMLSFSTKGSAKSDDVTKVAEATEIAHKLAPDLPLDGELQFDAAFVPSVGAQKAPGSKVAGHANVFVFPELQSANIGYKIAQRFGGFEAIGPILQGLAKPISDLSRGCNEEDVYKSAILTAALAL; encoded by the coding sequence ATGGATTTATTTGACAGCCTAAAGAGTAAAATTGACGGAAAGAATTTAACAATTGTTTTCCCAGAAGGTGAAGAACCTAGAATTCTAGGTGCCGCAACTCGATTAGTTAAAGAAAATATTTTGAAACCTATTTTAATTGGTAATCAAGCTGAAATTGAAAAGATTGCTGCTGAAAAATCATTTGATATCACTGGTGTTGAAATCATTGATCCTAAGAAATACGCTGATTTTGAAACAATGGTTGAAAAATTCGTGGAACGTCGCAAGGGTAAGAATACTAAAGAACAAGCTGAAACAATGTTATTAGACAACAATTACTTCGGAACAATGCTCGTTTATATGGATAAAGCTGACGGAATGGTTTCTGGTGCAATCCACTCAACTGGTGATACAGTTCGTCCGGCACTACAAATCGTTAAGACTGCTCCAGGTAACTCAAGGATTAGTGGTTCATTTATCATGCAAAAGGGTGACGAACGTTACATGTTTGCTGATTGTGCTATCAACATCAACCCTAATGCTCAAGAATTAGCTGAAATTGCCGTTCAAACAGCTCACGATGCTAAATTGTTTGATATTGACCCTAAAGTTGCTATGCTTAGTTTTTCAACCAAAGGTAGTGCCAAAAGTGATGACGTTACTAAAGTAGCTGAAGCAACAGAAATTGCCCACAAATTAGCTCCAGACTTGCCATTAGATGGTGAGTTACAATTTGATGCCGCTTTTGTCCCAAGTGTTGGTGCCCAAAAGGCTCCCGGTTCAAAAGTTGCTGGTCACGCTAATGTCTTTGTTTTCCCAGAACTACAATCAGCTAATATTGGCTACAAGATTGCTCAAAGATTTGGTGGCTTTGAAGCTATCGGACCTATCTTGCAAGGACTTGCTAAGCCAATTTCTGACTTATCACGTGGTTGTAACGAAGAGGACGTCTACAAGTCAGCTATTTTAACAGCCGCTTTAGCACTTTAA
- the tsaE gene encoding tRNA (adenosine(37)-N6)-threonylcarbamoyltransferase complex ATPase subunit type 1 TsaE, with translation MLEYQLTTHSYEDTEKLGEKVSHLLQAGDVVVLNGDLGVGKTTLTRGLARGLGIKRNVKSPTFTLIREYKDGRVPLYHMDAYRLESSPDEDLGFDEYFDGDGITIVEWPQFIKDEIPDEHISINIKRLSDTDREVVFKLHGETFNDRGFGDLV, from the coding sequence ATGCTTGAATATCAATTAACAACTCATTCATATGAGGATACAGAAAAATTAGGCGAGAAGGTTTCCCATTTGTTACAAGCGGGGGATGTTGTCGTTTTGAATGGTGACCTTGGTGTTGGTAAAACTACTCTAACTCGTGGTTTGGCCCGCGGATTGGGAATCAAGCGTAACGTTAAGAGTCCAACTTTCACATTGATTCGAGAATATAAAGATGGTCGTGTGCCACTTTATCACATGGATGCCTACCGTTTGGAAAGCAGTCCAGATGAAGATTTAGGTTTTGACGAATACTTTGATGGCGACGGTATTACCATTGTTGAATGGCCACAATTTATTAAGGATGAGATTCCTGACGAACATATTTCAATCAATATCAAACGTCTGTCTGATACTGATCGGGAAGTTGTTTTTAAATTGCATGGTGAAACATTTAATGACCGTGGTTTCGGTGACTTGGTATGA